The following proteins are co-located in the Sphingobacteriia bacterium genome:
- a CDS encoding phosphomannomutase/phosphoglucomutase, translated as MNPTVFREYDIRGIVGETLFAQDAYYIGKAFASYVIENSNVRQIYIGYDGRLSSPTLVKELIDGLTQLGIDVIEIGLCPTPMLYYATQTGDAPHGIMVTGSHNQPDFNGFKFVFNQKPFYGESIVKINEVIKSGSFNKLAKPGQRKYDSQTFDNYITNLYSSVSFGNKIIKVVWDTSNGAGGPVVETITAILPGTHFVINGRVDGLFPGHDPDPTVKKNLKQLIDFVLKEECDIGIALDGDADRVIAVDNLGRQIPGDQLVLLFAEQIIKKHKNASIIMDIKSSQVVFDRVKELGGVPLMWKTGHSHIKSKMKEIGSKFGGEVSGHIFFADRYYGFDDGIYAALRLIELISQHNTLSEMVDTIPESFITPEVRIECSDERKFGVIEEIKERLNKQAAQYNDIDGLRVECEDGWWLLRVSNTQPALVLRFESYTKEGLKRIHEVIKQQLALSNVTITIAF; from the coding sequence ATTAATCCCACTGTTTTCCGTGAATACGATATACGTGGTATTGTCGGTGAAACTTTATTCGCGCAAGATGCTTACTATATAGGTAAGGCTTTTGCTTCTTATGTAATCGAAAATAGCAATGTAAGACAAATTTATATAGGATATGATGGTAGACTTAGTTCTCCTACATTAGTTAAAGAACTTATAGATGGCCTTACCCAACTAGGAATAGATGTAATAGAAATTGGACTTTGTCCTACTCCAATGCTTTATTATGCTACACAAACAGGCGATGCTCCGCATGGAATTATGGTGACAGGTTCTCATAATCAACCAGATTTTAATGGTTTTAAATTTGTTTTTAATCAAAAGCCTTTTTATGGCGAAAGTATTGTAAAAATTAACGAAGTTATTAAAAGCGGTAGTTTTAATAAGCTAGCTAAGCCAGGACAACGTAAATATGATTCTCAAACTTTTGATAATTATATAACCAACCTTTATAGTTCAGTAAGTTTTGGCAATAAAATTATTAAAGTAGTATGGGATACATCAAATGGAGCAGGGGGGCCTGTAGTTGAAACTATTACTGCAATTCTACCTGGTACTCATTTTGTTATTAATGGACGTGTCGATGGATTATTTCCAGGACATGACCCAGATCCTACAGTTAAAAAAAATCTAAAGCAATTAATTGATTTTGTATTGAAAGAAGAATGTGATATTGGAATTGCGCTTGATGGTGATGCTGATAGGGTGATTGCTGTTGATAATTTAGGTAGGCAAATACCGGGGGATCAATTAGTGCTTTTATTTGCGGAGCAAATTATTAAAAAGCATAAAAACGCTAGTATTATAATGGATATTAAGTCAAGTCAGGTAGTTTTTGATCGTGTTAAAGAACTTGGCGGTGTACCTTTAATGTGGAAAACTGGACATTCTCATATTAAGTCAAAAATGAAAGAAATTGGCTCCAAATTTGGTGGAGAAGTTAGTGGTCATATTTTCTTTGCTGATAGATATTATGGTTTTGACGATGGTATATATGCAGCATTAAGATTAATCGAACTTATATCGCAACATAATACCTTATCTGAAATGGTAGATACAATACCTGAAAGTTTCATTACGCCTGAAGTTAGAATCGAGTGTAGTGATGAACGTAAATTTGGTGTAATCGAAGAAATAAAAGAAAGGTTAAATAAGCAAGCTGCCCAGTATAATGATATTGACGGTCTTAGAGTTGAATGCGAAGACGGATGGTGGTTATTAAGAGTTTCTAATACTCAGCCTGCATTGGTTCTCAGATTTGAATCCTATACAAAGGAAGGATTAAAGCGTATTCATGAAGTGATTAAACAGCAATTAGCATTAAGTAATGTTACAATAACTATCGCCTTCTAA
- a CDS encoding SDR family oxidoreductase, with translation MNKNFQNICFITGVTSKLGTYLVEHFVNLNYYIIGTYNLNDSQAQEILNKYQNILLIKTDQNNVKEFTNNCLDAFKIHGFPKIIINNAAVFINDNFNNFTLENFDYTLNVNLKSCIYLISKVKDFQENFIVINLLDYFDNKLPTRNFFSYGISKSLLFSLTKSLAVTLAPNVRINGVALGPVIRHENQDLSKFNDFAIDNLLKVKLEVNEIIATIDLLVNNHSLTGEVIHLDGGRNLMKNNDYF, from the coding sequence ATGAATAAAAATTTTCAAAACATTTGTTTTATAACCGGAGTAACCAGTAAACTAGGAACATACCTAGTCGAACATTTTGTAAACTTAAATTACTATATAATAGGTACTTATAACTTAAATGATTCACAAGCTCAAGAAATATTAAATAAATATCAAAACATTCTTTTGATTAAAACTGATCAAAATAATGTTAAGGAATTCACAAATAATTGTTTAGATGCTTTTAAAATCCACGGGTTTCCCAAAATTATTATTAATAATGCAGCAGTTTTTATAAATGATAATTTTAATAATTTTACTTTAGAAAATTTTGATTACACACTTAATGTAAATCTTAAATCATGCATCTATTTAATTAGTAAAGTAAAGGATTTTCAAGAAAATTTTATAGTAATAAATCTTTTAGATTATTTTGATAATAAGCTACCAACGAGAAATTTCTTTTCATATGGAATAAGTAAATCATTACTATTCTCTCTCACTAAATCTTTAGCAGTAACACTTGCACCAAATGTAAGAATTAATGGAGTGGCTTTAGGCCCAGTTATAAGACACGAAAACCAAGATTTATCTAAATTTAATGATTTTGCTATTGATAATTTACTTAAAGTAAAGCTTGAAGTTAATGAAATAATAGCTACTATTGACCTGCTTGTTAACAATCATTCTCTTACAGGGGAAGTGATTCATTTGGACGGTGGAAGGAATTTAATGAAAAATAATGATTATTTTTAA
- the ppa gene encoding inorganic diphosphatase, whose protein sequence is MDISKISAGEKIPEEFNVIIEISQNSAPIKYEFDKESGALFVDRFVQTPMHYPCNYGFIPNTLSADGDPVDVLVHTQISIMPGAVIKVRPIGVLIMEDESGLDEKILAVPVAKLDKFYDNVKSYKDLPEILISQIKHFFEHYKDLEKGKWVKVKEWHDENEAKKIIEQGVKNHKG, encoded by the coding sequence ATGGACATTTCTAAGATCAGCGCAGGTGAAAAAATTCCAGAAGAATTTAATGTTATTATTGAAATTTCTCAAAATTCAGCTCCAATAAAATATGAATTCGATAAAGAAAGCGGAGCACTTTTTGTTGATCGTTTTGTTCAAACCCCTATGCATTACCCATGTAATTATGGTTTTATTCCAAATACCCTTTCGGCCGATGGCGACCCAGTCGATGTACTAGTTCATACACAAATTTCGATTATGCCAGGAGCAGTTATTAAAGTTCGCCCAATTGGCGTTTTAATTATGGAAGATGAATCTGGACTTGATGAGAAAATTTTAGCTGTACCGGTAGCTAAACTTGACAAATTTTACGATAATGTAAAATCATACAAAGATCTCCCGGAAATACTTATTAGTCAAATTAAACACTTCTTTGAACATTATAAAGATCTGGAAAAAGGTAAGTGGGTAAAGGTAAAAGAATGGCATGATGAAAATGAAGCTAAGAAAATTATTGAACAAGGCGTAAAAAACCATAAAGGTTAA
- a CDS encoding cation:proton antiporter, giving the protein MPELNLEFLPNVLYLLAAAVFVVATFRHLKLSPVLGYFVAGSALGPSGLALVDPKQTMVFGEIGIVFLLFAIGLELTFSRLKAMRLHVFGFGSAQIIITTLITVGLLSLFKFNGGTSFIVAGALAMSSTAIVLQVIAEDRTQSTQVGRLALSTLLMQDFVVVPLLVLVPLIAEGGHSNFAASIVQAFSRAIIALIGIFTVGRLLLRPLFNVISTENVAKNNEIFVATTILIALASAFITEHLGLSLALGAFAAGLLVAETEYQHQAEESIAPFKGLFLGLFFMTVGMKMDIDFISFNFKKILLLSLCLITIKATVIVVLSLIFRFSIGVAIHAGLLLSQGGEFAFILFKLAQDKGIINSEMSQTLMMVVTTTMALTPLLSVIGNWIYSKVDKKAQMNLREIQMETDDLENHVIIVGFGRVGKMVARLLEAESVHYLATDIDEQVVSEGRKDGFPVYQGDSGQLQMLETLGIARAQSVIITIKNDVTLNKSLRIIREKYPQVPIIVRSEDLKLEEKLIKTGASTVVPETYETGLQLGGAVLKSIGFSEFEVSRIKNKFRAGNYEYAKEAED; this is encoded by the coding sequence ATGCCCGAACTTAATTTAGAATTTCTTCCAAACGTTTTATACTTGCTCGCAGCAGCAGTTTTTGTAGTAGCAACTTTTAGACATTTAAAACTTAGTCCAGTACTTGGTTATTTTGTTGCCGGTTCTGCACTTGGGCCCTCTGGGCTTGCTTTAGTTGATCCAAAACAAACAATGGTATTTGGTGAGATAGGAATAGTATTTTTATTATTCGCTATTGGACTTGAACTTACCTTTTCACGTTTAAAAGCTATGCGCTTGCATGTTTTTGGCTTTGGTTCTGCACAAATCATTATAACAACATTAATTACTGTAGGACTTTTATCATTATTTAAATTTAATGGTGGAACTTCATTTATCGTTGCAGGTGCTCTTGCAATGTCTTCTACCGCAATAGTATTACAAGTTATAGCTGAAGATAGAACTCAATCTACTCAGGTTGGTAGACTTGCTTTATCCACCCTTCTTATGCAAGATTTTGTGGTAGTACCTCTCTTAGTACTTGTGCCTCTTATTGCTGAAGGCGGACATTCAAATTTTGCCGCATCAATAGTACAAGCTTTCTCAAGAGCAATTATTGCGCTTATTGGAATATTTACTGTAGGTAGACTTCTTTTAAGACCACTGTTTAATGTAATTAGTACTGAAAACGTTGCTAAAAATAATGAAATATTTGTTGCAACAACTATTCTTATTGCTCTTGCCTCAGCATTTATAACCGAACATTTAGGGTTATCTCTTGCGCTTGGAGCATTCGCCGCTGGGTTACTTGTGGCAGAAACAGAATATCAACATCAAGCTGAAGAAAGTATTGCTCCATTTAAAGGATTATTCTTAGGTCTATTTTTCATGACTGTTGGCATGAAAATGGATATTGATTTTATTTCTTTTAATTTTAAAAAAATCCTTCTCCTTTCTTTATGTTTAATTACTATTAAAGCTACAGTTATTGTGGTTCTATCTCTAATATTTAGATTTAGCATTGGGGTAGCAATTCATGCAGGTTTACTTTTAAGCCAAGGCGGTGAATTTGCTTTCATTTTATTTAAACTTGCCCAGGATAAAGGAATTATTAATTCCGAGATGTCTCAAACTCTTATGATGGTTGTGACAACAACTATGGCTCTTACACCACTTTTATCGGTTATCGGTAATTGGATATATAGTAAAGTTGATAAAAAAGCACAAATGAATTTACGTGAAATCCAAATGGAAACTGATGATCTTGAAAATCATGTTATTATTGTAGGTTTTGGTAGAGTTGGTAAAATGGTAGCGCGTCTTCTTGAAGCAGAATCAGTTCATTATTTAGCAACCGATATTGATGAACAAGTAGTGTCGGAAGGTAGAAAAGACGGTTTTCCAGTTTATCAAGGTGATTCAGGGCAATTACAAATGCTCGAAACTTTAGGTATTGCTCGTGCACAATCTGTAATTATTACAATTAAAAATGATGTTACATTAAACAAATCATTAAGAATAATTCGTGAAAAATATCCACAAGTTCCAATTATTGTAAGATCAGAAGATTTAAAACTTGAAGAAAAACTTATTAAAACTGGGGCAAGCACCGTTGTGCCTGAAACTTATGAAACTGGTTTGCAACTTGGTGGTGCAGTACTTAAATCTATTGGGTTTAGCGAATTCGAAGTTAGCCGTATTAAAAACAAGTTTCGTGCGGGTAATTATGAATATGCTAAAGAAGCTGAAGATTGA
- a CDS encoding DUF2608 domain-containing protein, translating into MIKINEYSQLIDFISNTDILILDIDDTVFSTFGYGSIKWFTENVKFDVETKNISRIEAVQYYMPLWEEAQHSIEVMLTDPLLPQLIDDLKEKGTKILGLTARRHNHAEVTLKQLDQVQIKFDNFLNFTYDSSKLLYPVEHVEGIVFCSEYNTKGEVLKEVLKQNLQYAFKKLLFVDDLEYNIDSVKKHLNNFDIEFHGFHFTKLNNYSK; encoded by the coding sequence ATGATAAAAATTAATGAATATTCTCAGCTAATTGATTTTATTTCAAATACTGATATCTTAATATTAGATATTGATGATACGGTTTTCAGTACATTTGGATATGGGAGCATCAAATGGTTTACTGAAAATGTAAAATTTGATGTAGAAACTAAAAATATTTCAAGAATTGAAGCGGTTCAATATTATATGCCTCTTTGGGAAGAAGCTCAGCATTCAATTGAGGTTATGCTCACAGATCCATTATTACCACAATTAATAGATGATTTAAAGGAAAAGGGAACTAAAATATTGGGGCTTACTGCACGAAGGCATAACCATGCAGAAGTTACCTTAAAGCAATTAGATCAAGTTCAAATTAAATTTGATAACTTTTTAAATTTTACTTATGATTCATCAAAGCTTTTATACCCAGTAGAACATGTGGAAGGTATAGTTTTTTGCAGTGAATATAATACTAAAGGAGAGGTATTAAAAGAAGTATTGAAACAAAATTTACAATATGCATTTAAAAAATTATTATTTGTAGATGATTTAGAATATAATATCGATTCAGTAAAAAAACATTTAAACAATTTTGATATAGAATTCCACGGGTTTCATTTTACAAAACTTAATAATTATTCAAAATAA
- a CDS encoding NUDIX domain-containing protein: MMDSIHIITRAIITSNNHLLVCFDPRRPQNDIYYYLPGGHVEHGESVETSVIRELKEETGFEFTIEKFLGVFEHYFNPISSVKVCHNHEYNFLFKVNSKEMHFKSLLPQIESHVNFKWINLNELNNIRLLPSKLITLIPELLEHNHNSTLYSVIE; the protein is encoded by the coding sequence ATGATGGATAGTATACATATTATAACAAGAGCTATAATTACAAGTAATAACCACTTACTTGTTTGTTTTGACCCACGAAGACCTCAAAATGATATTTACTATTATTTACCAGGTGGTCACGTTGAGCATGGTGAAAGTGTTGAAACAAGCGTTATTCGTGAGTTAAAAGAAGAAACTGGTTTTGAATTTACTATTGAAAAATTTTTAGGCGTATTTGAACACTATTTTAATCCGATTAGTAGTGTAAAAGTGTGCCATAATCATGAATATAACTTTCTTTTTAAAGTTAATTCTAAAGAAATGCATTTTAAATCATTACTTCCACAAATAGAATCACATGTAAATTTTAAATGGATTAATTTAAATGAATTAAATAATATAAGGTTATTACCTTCCAAGCTTATAACCCTTATACCAGAATTACTTGAGCACAATCATAATTCAACTTTATATAGTGTTATAGAATAA
- a CDS encoding chemotaxis protein CheW: MKQYLCKEKEKEDFLTIEINGSIFAISLSMVKDIIFLHNLTKVPLAPAEVLGLINLNGQIMPVLDITSKLNMQKVNSYNQKMSVVIESQQEIYSLLVDSVGDIISIPKGHIMNDPANFSIKLQEVVTGVYAFEEKIITILNIEKLFKKIIAANDVKNF; encoded by the coding sequence ATGAAACAATATTTGTGTAAAGAAAAGGAAAAAGAAGATTTTTTAACTATAGAGATAAATGGAAGTATTTTTGCTATTTCTTTATCTATGGTTAAAGATATAATTTTTCTACATAACCTTACAAAAGTACCGTTAGCTCCAGCAGAAGTATTAGGGCTCATAAATTTGAATGGTCAAATAATGCCAGTACTTGATATTACCTCAAAGTTAAATATGCAAAAAGTCAATTCATATAATCAAAAAATGAGCGTAGTAATTGAATCGCAACAGGAAATATATAGCTTATTAGTAGATTCAGTAGGAGATATAATATCAATACCAAAAGGTCATATTATGAATGATCCAGCAAATTTTTCTATAAAATTACAAGAAGTGGTAACAGGTGTCTATGCTTTTGAAGAAAAAATAATTACCATTCTTAATATCGAAAAATTATTTAAAAAAATAATTGCGGCAAATGATGTAAAGAATTTTTAA
- a CDS encoding MFS transporter → MFLNSKIKPYAIWLIPLFFFAYQFILRNSPALLIDDLMLHFKINASQFALFSSMFYVTYSLMQIPTGLLLDRFNPGIVLSSLILTYTFGAYLFSITDNFHLAVFARMLMGIGATAGFLGGAKVISLYFPKSKYSILISLTFTAGFLGAIYGGKPVSILMQEFGWHEIFAIFTTFGIVIALLSSIFIRKNIEEKNDIKFRDILKDIKEVFSNKNIVLVALFGGFMMGSTEGFADAWGVKYLVSNYGFDKHDASLAVSMIYLGLALGGPFLVLFAEKFSNYYITTFFSGIIMVICFGIFLLPIKLTFIAAFVICLFIGISSGSQVLIFSINDTLTNKNHAALTAALTNSIVMSFGLIIHQTIGFIIDFSFKNGESNNSNFSLEYFKIALSVIPVLMIIGSVGIIAMKRNKQN, encoded by the coding sequence ATGTTTTTAAATAGTAAGATTAAACCTTATGCTATTTGGTTAATTCCATTGTTTTTTTTTGCATATCAGTTTATTTTACGTAACTCTCCAGCATTACTAATTGATGACTTAATGTTACATTTTAAAATTAATGCTAGCCAATTCGCTCTCTTTTCATCAATGTTTTATGTAACATATTCATTAATGCAAATCCCAACCGGTTTATTACTTGATAGATTTAACCCAGGAATAGTTCTCTCATCTCTTATTTTAACGTATACATTCGGTGCATATCTTTTTAGTATTACCGATAATTTTCATTTAGCAGTTTTTGCAAGAATGCTTATGGGTATTGGGGCAACTGCAGGCTTTTTAGGAGGGGCTAAAGTTATAAGCCTTTATTTTCCAAAGAGTAAATATAGTATTTTAATTTCTCTAACTTTTACTGCAGGTTTTTTAGGGGCCATTTATGGTGGTAAACCAGTTTCAATTCTTATGCAAGAATTTGGTTGGCATGAAATTTTTGCCATATTTACTACATTTGGTATTGTAATCGCATTACTTAGCTCCATTTTTATAAGAAAAAATATTGAGGAAAAAAATGATATTAAATTTAGAGATATCCTAAAGGATATAAAAGAAGTTTTCTCTAATAAAAATATAGTTTTAGTAGCATTGTTTGGTGGTTTTATGATGGGCTCTACCGAAGGATTTGCTGATGCCTGGGGGGTTAAATATTTAGTAAGTAATTATGGTTTTGATAAACATGATGCTTCTCTTGCAGTTTCAATGATTTATTTAGGACTTGCTTTAGGCGGACCATTCCTTGTTTTATTTGCAGAAAAATTCTCTAATTATTACATAACTACCTTTTTTTCAGGAATAATAATGGTAATTTGCTTTGGAATATTTTTACTTCCAATTAAACTTACATTTATTGCAGCTTTCGTTATTTGCCTTTTTATTGGAATTTCCTCAGGTTCCCAAGTACTTATATTTAGTATTAATGATACACTTACAAATAAAAACCATGCAGCATTAACTGCCGCATTAACCAATTCAATTGTTATGTCATTTGGATTAATTATTCATCAGACTATTGGGTTTATTATTGATTTTAGTTTTAAAAATGGCGAAAGTAATAACAGCAATTTTTCACTTGAATACTTTAAAATTGCTTTAAGCGTAATTCCTGTGCTTATGATTATTGGCTCTGTTGGGATTATTGCAATGAAAAGAAATAAACAAAATTAG
- a CDS encoding prolipoprotein diacylglyceryl transferase, with protein MTTVFFHNINPILFNIGPLSVTYYGIAYALGALIGLWYIKKLNIKLHLATEKDLDDLLVYAILGIIIGGRLGYVLVYKPMEYFSEPIKIMKTWEGGMSFHGGLIGVVVAMYLYCRKYKIKLLSLSDIVAPAVPIGLFLGRIANFINGELYGKVTNGAWGVVFPDGGNIPRHPSQLYQAFFEGVILFSVLNYLFLKTKLYEKRGFVSGTFLAMYGFFRVIMEVFREPDEHIGYIISHFTMGQLLSMPMIAIGMFIMTRALRNEFGINTPTPGL; from the coding sequence ATGACAACAGTTTTTTTCCATAATATTAATCCTATTTTATTTAATATAGGTCCGTTAAGCGTTACTTATTACGGTATTGCTTATGCCTTAGGAGCCTTAATAGGTTTATGGTATATTAAAAAGCTTAATATAAAACTTCATCTCGCTACTGAAAAAGATTTAGACGATTTATTAGTTTATGCGATTTTAGGGATTATTATAGGGGGACGTTTAGGATATGTTTTGGTTTATAAACCAATGGAATATTTTAGCGAGCCTATAAAAATTATGAAAACATGGGAAGGTGGAATGTCTTTTCATGGCGGTCTTATAGGTGTAGTGGTAGCAATGTATCTTTACTGCCGCAAATATAAAATAAAGTTATTATCTTTAAGTGATATAGTAGCACCTGCAGTGCCAATTGGCTTATTTCTAGGAAGAATTGCTAATTTTATTAATGGCGAGCTTTATGGGAAAGTTACTAATGGCGCATGGGGTGTAGTATTTCCAGATGGTGGAAATATTCCCAGACATCCAAGTCAACTTTATCAAGCATTTTTTGAAGGTGTAATTTTATTTTCTGTGCTTAACTATTTATTTTTAAAAACAAAATTATATGAAAAAAGAGGTTTTGTTTCTGGAACCTTTTTAGCTATGTATGGGTTCTTTAGAGTAATAATGGAAGTATTTAGAGAGCCGGATGAACATATTGGTTATATTATTTCTCATTTTACAATGGGTCAATTATTATCAATGCCAATGATTGCTATTGGTATGTTTATTATGACTCGTGCTCTACGTAATGAATTTGGAATTAACACTCCAACGCCAGGGTTATAA
- a CDS encoding accessory factor UbiK family protein — MSSNNFFEELQKLTASAFNTMAGSAKHVEEGFKHNMEAILRKMDFVKREELDLLREALTQALQKQKELEAQIKILEEKCNALSVSNNIEIEEDNHISS; from the coding sequence ATGTCTAGCAATAACTTTTTTGAAGAATTACAAAAACTTACAGCAAGTGCCTTCAATACTATGGCAGGTTCAGCCAAACATGTTGAGGAAGGCTTTAAGCATAACATGGAAGCAATTCTAAGAAAAATGGATTTTGTTAAACGTGAAGAACTTGATTTACTTCGCGAAGCTCTAACACAAGCCCTTCAAAAACAAAAAGAACTTGAAGCACAAATTAAAATTTTAGAAGAAAAGTGCAATGCTTTAAGCGTTTCAAACAATATTGAGATAGAAGAAGATAATCACATCAGCTCATAA